GTAAAGGTTATCCAATTTGTAATGCGCAGCCGAAAGAAAAGCTTCCCAGTTGGAGCCTTCGGGCAACTCACCATCACCCAAGAGCGTAAAGACGCGATGCGATTTACCGTCTAATTTAGCAGCAATAGCCTCACCAACACAAATAGGCAGCCCATGGCCAAGAGCACCCGTGTTTTGCTCTACACCGTTCACCTTTTTCGTAGGGTGACCAATATAATGCGATTGGTACTGGCACAGGGTTTCTAAATCGGACATCGGGAAAAACCCCCTATCTGCCAAGGTGACAAAAAGCGCTTCAACACAGTGTCCTTTACTTTGAATGTACCTATCCCTATCTGGATTTTTAAAGTCGTTCGGATCAATATTCAAAACACGGTTATAAAGCACGTTCAATGTATCAACACACGACAAGCTTCCTCCTGTATGTCCCGCCTTGGCATTATAAATATATTTTAAAAGGCTTTTCCGAAGAAAAACCGATTTTAACTGTAATTCTTTATCTGTCATTGTTAAAATGATTAATCGTTATCCTTTATGGTTGTATATTTCCCAACCCATATAGTTACCTAGCGCCTCCTCAAGAATAGCTCCTGTTTTTGAAGCATTCATTACCACATGGTGTTCAAAACCGTTTCGGCAAACATGGTTCATCAAACCTTGTAAATCTCCTATTTGCGCAACCGCTCGGTTACCAAAAGTGTTTAAAGGGTCATCGGTCAATTCACCTTCTCCAAAATAAGCTTTAATAATACCTTTGGGGTCATCGGTACTTATTCTTCCATAGGTCAAAGGCATGGCAGGAGTTCGTCCGTCCAACGCTCCGTAAGTGTTTTCAACACCTACCGAGGTTCCTAAAATGGGCGCATTACTTATCTCGATATCCGGCAAGAATGATTTTGCCCAGTTTCCGCAATGGAAAAGCACACATTTTTCTGGGTCGTTAGCGTAGTTGTTGTTCCAGTCTACCAAGGCACTTGGTGAACCCGAAGCCAATTGCATGGCGTACATACTCAAAGTACCTGTTACGTCAACCTCACAAGCCGATGGCAACATGTTTTCAGACATGATACTCATGCTGGTACACACGTTGCATCCATAATTTTGCTGTAACGACGTCCAACATTGAATTGCTGTGGCATCCAATTGATATTCCTCAACATACTCTTTTAAAACCACATCCAGTTTTGCCATTTGAATCATTGCAGCATCTGGCGTTTTACCCTTTGGCGCATAAGCATTTATGGATTCGATATGTTGTTTTACCGAGGCATCGTCTTTTGAAAGCTTTTCTGCCTTTCCAAGAATTTCAGATAAATCAGCAGTTACTACAGTAATGCCATTTCTTTGTAATATTTTTTCTGAAAAACGTACCGTATTAAATGCGCCTGGACGTGCCCCGATAGCTCCAATTCTAATATTTTTCAATCCTTTTACAACGCGGCAAACAGCTAAAAAGTCTTTTAAATTTTTTTGAAATGCTTCCTCTGAAGGAAATGACACATGCTGACTTGTTAATGAATATTTTATCCCGTATTGATACAAGTTATTGCAAACTGAAATTTTACCACACCATGAATCGCGACGGTTAGCCACATTCATTTTAGACAATTCGTCTGGGTAGGCCTGAATTAAAACAGGCACGTTTAAATTAGCCAATTTTAAAGTATCGGCCACACCTCTTTCATCTCCAAAGTTGGGCAATAACACTAAAACACCTGCCAATTCTTCGCTGTGTTTTTTAAACAGTTCGGCACACTTTTGAGAATCCTTGTACGTTTCAACACCACCCAACTTTGTATCTGTCGTTTCCAACAAAATGGGATTAATGTTCAATTTTCCAAAAACTTCGATAATTTCTGTTCTGGCTTTTTCAACTAAACTATCTGGGAAAAAATCGCGATTTCCGATTATTACTCCAATGCTTAATGCTTCTTTTGGCATGTTATTTATTTTAGTTTATTTATATTTTTTTATATTTCGTTAAAATTAGTAAACAAATAATCATCTGCATTTACTTTTAAACGCTGGTCGATTATATAAAGTAGTTCTTCATTAAGCTATAACCACTTCAATTTCATGTCTTTTAAATACGTTTTTATCTTCTACCTTTATGGTGAAATCTGTGATAAGATAATCAATTAGCGACAAGGCACCAAGACTGGCCAAAGCTGTTTTGCCTATTTTGGTACTGTCTGCAACCAAATACGTTATTTCTGCAGCATCAATCATTGCTTTCTTTACCACCAAATCGCTGATACTGGGGTAGGTTAACCCTGATTTGAGCGATATTCCGGCAGTGGCTAAAAACAACTTCTGAACATTTAACCCCTCAAAAAAATCGGCTGCTTTTTGCCCTGTTAGTGATAAGGTTGGCGGCTTAAATTCACCGCCAGTCATTATAACATCAATGCCCGGTTCTGTACCCAACATCAATGCAATATTTAAGGCATTGGTTATCACGGTTAAGTTAGTATACCCCTTTAACTTTTTTGCTATTTCTGTTGTAGTACTTCCTGAATCTAAAATAATGGTATCGCCACTTTCAATAAAATCCAAACACTTTAAAGCTATGGCTTCTTTGAGCTCTAAATTCTCTTGATTAACTAATGAAAAGTTCTTTACACTATCTTCAATATCCTTTAGAAACGCCCCTCCATGCTCTCTGATTATCAAACCTTTAGATTCTAGTTTCTCTAAATCTTGCCTAATAGTCACTTCTGTAACCTTGAATAACTTGGCTAAATCCACAACTTTTGCAGAACCATCTTCGTTCAGTAGTTCAATTATTTTTTCTCTTCTTTTATTAGGTAACAAAGCCATAATACAAATAAACGAAAATAATCGAAAATAAAAACAACTTTAACGTACACTATTTAAATATAATTCTAGCATAGTATACCCATCCTTGCCTGTATAGTTTCTATCCTCGGCATGATTTGGGTCGAGCCCGTTTTTGTTTTCCCACATGTCAGGCATGCCGTCATGGTCGGAATCTTTTGGGGCCGGTTCACTTTTTAACTCTGGCCAGCCTCCTACATCCTCTTGCGAATCAATGATTCCTGTCTTTTCGGAAGTGTTAACAGCTTCAACAATATTTTTATATCCCTTTCCTTCATAAGTTGCAAAACCACCCTTAACTTCTTCAATTATACGAGTATCTAGCGGGTCTCTTTTAGGTAATCTTGCACCAGCTTCCTGCAACACGAGTCCATAAGCCTTTTCCGCAGATTGTTCTTTTATGGGCATGGCATCCCAAGGTGCATCGATTTTAACACTATCTAAAACAATATCGGTTTGTACACCGCCATTCCAGTTATCGGCTGAAACCATTTCATTTCCTTCTACCATATTCTTTGCAACATACCATTTACCAAAATCATCAATTTTATTCCTAAAACCTGGATTGGCAATTCTATAAGAGACTTCACCCGGTTTTGTAGCAGGCCCCGGTTTGTAATAGTTGGCTACAATATTGAAGGTTGAGAAATTGAATTTTTCATTGCCCTTTTGGTGTGCCTCTCCACCATATAAACTTTGATACCCCCAATTATAGATTACATTATTTCTGTAGTCGGTATATCCAGAACCTGATGCCATTCGAGGATTACGACTGGAATGGTGGGCCAATAAATTGTGATGATATGTTCCATAATTAGAACCCCAGATGCCTCCAAAACCATGAGCGCCCTTTTCGTGATTAGAGCCGCTTAAACTTTCGGAAATAAGGCACCACTGCACTGTAATGTTACTACAATGGTAAATAGACATGCATTCGTCAATACTCCAGCTTGCTGAAACATGGTCTAAAATAATGTTGTTAACATATCTTGAAGATACCGCATCGTAATCTTTACCAGACACATCGCCCGGCCTTATCCTAATATAACGAATAATTACCTCATCGGCATCGATGCTTAAAGGGTGGTTTTTAAAACAAATACCGTCGCCCGGTGCGGTTTGACCAGCAATGGTAATGTAAGGGTTTTTAATCCGGATTGGGCTTTCCAACTCTATATTCCCAGACACCCTAAAAACAACTGTACGTGGCCCTTCTGCCTCAACAGCCGATCTTAAACTTCCTTTACCATTGTCATTTAAATTAGTGACTTCATAAACATCACCACCTCTTCCACCTTTGGTATATTTACCATAGCCTTCTGCCGATGGAAAAGCCAATTGCCCCTTTTGCCTAACATCAGCCAAAGCAATATCGTCATAATCTGCTTTTTGACTTTTCTTATTTGAATGACACGCTACCATTACCATTAAAAGCATCACATTGAAAATTAGTTTTTTCACCTTTTGTTTGTTTAGATTCAATTATTCTTTTGGCCATTCACTTTTTAAAAGAAAATGAAACGTACTATTACGCGAATTACTTTTTGTTGGTTTTATTTCTATTTTATCGTTTTGTATGAGACGAATAATTTCGGCCCCCGCATAAAGTACCGGACCATAACCATGGGTAGCGTAAACACTTCTTCCACGATGATAATAATAGGTGTTATCGTGGGCAAATGTAGTGCCTTCGCAAGTACCGTCAACGGCGCCATTATCTAAAACCCTTGTCTGAGTAGCATTCCAACCAGTTAAAGCTATTGGACCGTAAACATAATTAATCCAACCTTCGTTAATCCCTTTGGCTATAGCAAACGTAAACATGGCCGTGCATGAGGTTTCTAAATAGGTGTCGGTTTTATCCAATAAATTATGCCAAAAGCCCGTTCCATCTTGGAGATTGGCTAAACTACGAACCATAGAACGGTACAAGTGTAACACTTTTTCGCGTCCTTTATACCCTTCAGGCAATACACTTAAAACTTCTGCCATAGACATTAACACCCATCCATTGGCGCGCCCCCAATAAAATCGAGGGTCGTAATCTCCCGAAGTAACATTCCATCCGTGGTCGAAAATTTCTTCTTTTTCAATATACAGATAACTTGCCATTTGAAGCACCTGCTTTACCGCATCGTCAAAATATTTGTGGTCTCCAGTAAGCACACCCATGTTAACTAAAAACGGGACACTCATATACATATCGTCTGCCCAAACCGACTGATATTGCGGCCTGTTTCGAGCCAAAGTACCGTCATCCAAACGGTATTGATTGTTTGAAATATGATCTGCCGTACGGTAGATTAAAGGCAAGTATTTGTTGTTTTTATGTTTTAAATAGGTTTTTATCATGGCCGCAGAAATAGACCCACAGTCATCCAATGCATGGAAATTTAAAATTCTACCCCACCCTCCAATTTTTTCTTTATGAATCTTGCCCTTATTTTCCTTAAAATACGGTAAATTATCAACTACATAGTCATAAAACTTTATATTGTTACTGAAGAACGCATCGTCGTCAAGTACATTATCAATATACTCAAAAGCCGAAAGCACCACACCATGCGTATAAGACCACTCACTAGACAATCCTTTTGACGGTACAGCATTAATATTGAACGATTTAAAATCGGTTATTTGATTTCCAGTTTTGGAGTTGATTATAGTTTGATTACTAGATTGTTCATAATACGCTCTTATCTTGTTCAGCACTTCCTTCACAATCTCAACACTCGGCATGGTATACGGAATTTCATATTCAGGAATTCTACCACTTAATTTTTGCTGTGCACAAATTGTTGTGGTAAAAACAATAATTAACACAAGGTTTATTACGAAATGTCTTTTCATCTTTAATTTATTTAAATTTTTGACTATTTAGTTTTCAAAAGAGCAGTAATTACTTTAATTGTTAAGCCATTTCCAGCGTTTTGCCCAATCCATTAAAAAGGCTTCACGATGTTTCGAAATGGTTTTCGCCCCTTGCTGGTCTTTTAAAAATAAATCATCGTCTGGGCGGTCACCATACCAGTTTTCACCCAAAACATAATCGTCCTTATCTTTTTTACCCGGCCATGGTTTGATGCTTACATATTGTCCAGTATGGCCATCCAATTCAGGGATGGTACTCGAGGTTTTATAATTGGCTGTTTCTGGTTTTTTGGATGAATATCTGGTGGCGTAAACACCGTTGCCCAAATAATACCCAGGCCAAATTTGGTTTGAAATTTCCATTGTAAAGCATACAGAATCCTGAGGAATATCCAATTCTGGCCCTTTAAAACGCCATTCTTGAATGCCGTACGCTTTTACGGTATCAGCAATCGTACTTTTACCTTCAAAAATGGTACGCGAACTGTGGTTGATTTTAACAAATTCACCACCCCAACTTTCGGTAGTCGGATCATCGGGATTCCCACTCATAACATAGGCCAATGACGGTGTATCACCCATTTTAATACGCCCTTCGTAGTAATTCATAAAATCGGTGCCCATGTTGCCCACATTTTTAATATGGTTTTCAAAAAAGGCATTGGCCTTTAAGTGTTCTGGAGATTCCGAATCCATAAACCAGCCCCGATACGTGGCGTTATTTTCAATCATCCAAAGGTTCGGATGATTTTCGGCAATGTAGGCATACGCATTGGCTCCCCACTTTTTATTCGGACCGCCAATCCAGTACACCCTTATTTTATCTTCAATTTCAGGAGCATCGTGCAGTGCTTGGGCCACATCTTCAATACCGCCCCAAACCAGCACCCATAGCGGTTGGTCGCTTTGCTTTTTCGCGCAGTTAATTATCCAATCCGATCCTTCGGAAGATTCACGATACCCTTTATACGGTGCCTCTTTAGTGGCGCCTTGTTTGGTTACAGCCCTTAAGTCATCTGGATTGGGCAAATCTGGAGCATGTGCTCTTAACTTCGGAAAATCTTTTTCATAAAGATTAATCATTTCAAAAATATTATTAGTAGTGCCCGTTTGGAAAGAAGTGGACACCAATCCCTCAATTTGAAATTCGTTAGCGTACATCAATAGATGAATCATCGACTGATTGTCGTCAGCGTCCGTACCCCCAATATCGGTACTAATTAAAATTCGAGGTTGAGCTTTTTTAGGTTGAGTTTCCCCACAACCATACAGCATTCCGAAGAAAATCAAAACCACAATCCGAAAAGATTGTTGCTTAATAAAATTATTCATTTTGTTTAGTTTATTGGTATCGGAAAGCAAATCAAACACTTACACAAACACAAATAAATAAAAATAAATGAAAACAAACGAAAAATTAATACTTTTTATTCTGATGTGTTTTTCTCGCGTTGCTTCCGCCAATAATTCGCCAATACAGACCCAGAAATGTTCATCCACGGGCTAAACACCGCAGCAGCCAAGCCTAAAGTAGCCAATTTACCCATAGCTCCTGCCAGTCCTGAAGCCATTCCACCGTTTTGCAAACCTACTTCAAAAGCTATGGTTTGGCTTTGTTTTTTATCCAAACCACCGGCACGACTTATCCAATACCCAAAGATATAACCAGCAGAATTATGAAGTATAGCTGCAAAAAATAGTAAAACACCTATTTCGATTAAATTATCCCGGCCTGCCGCCGTAGTGACCAAAGTAAAATAAACAATACCAAACATAGAGAACAACGGCATAAAATCGTCAACCTTGGGTAGCTCTTTGTATAAATAATGATAAAGAACCCCTACTACAAAAGCAGCGCATAGAAAGTTTAAAATTTCGATGCCTGCATTGGCTTCTCCAATAATATTGGCGCCAAAGAATATCATAAACAACAACCATAAGCCACAAAGAATGGAAATCGTTTTTATAGTATTTTGAATCTTATGTCCATAGATTTTCAAGGCATCATGAATCATAGCGGCCGTTAATGGCACCAAAACGATTTTTACTATATTCATCATCATGCTGAAAAAATCAATTTCAATGAAGGTTCCAGCGAACATTTTCATCAAAAATGTCGTCATAAGTGGTGCCGTTAACGTTGAAATGGCCGTAACCGTAACCGATAAAACCAAATCACCTTTAGCAATATAGGTCATTACGTTAGAAGCCAATCCGCTACTGCACGAACCAATAAGCACAATTCCTGCAGCTATTTCTGGTTCAAAACTAAATACTTTTGCTATTATAAAACCAACGATGGGCATAATGGTAAACTGACAAAGCAAGCCTACCAAAACACCTCGGCCTGACTTTTTAATGCCCACAAAATCTTTAATGCTCATTTGGGTGCCCATTCCAAACATTACTAATTGAATAATTATTAAAATGAGCCATTTATTACGCAAATCGATGCCACCAATATTTAAAAAAGTATTGGGATAGACCAGTCCTGCCGCTACAGCAGTAACAATCCAAAACGTATATTGGTAACCAGAAAGCGATTTTAAAGCACCTACACCTACAGAAAGACAAGACAAGCCTAAAACCAATCCCAGTTTACTGAGCCAAACGACGTCCAAAAGCCATCCAATACAAGAAGTGAAAATTAAAAGAATAGCAAAATAGAAGACGTATTTACGCATAGTTTTTAGTTTAGTTGGTTTGGTTTTATTGAGACGAATTGGTCTAAAAAGTAACAAATAAACGTCATTGCGAGAAATTTTATTTCTAAGCAATCACATAATCAGAATCTTGATTTTTAAAGATTCCTTCACGCTGTTCGGAATGACGTTTTTTTAAACAGGCATTAAAAATAATCTTCCGACAGTTTTTTCATGGCAATGGCTGGACTGGCCAAAATAGGCACGACTTTTTCATCGTCACTTAATCCATCAACTACACGAGACATCGAGGCTTGCGCCAAAACAATCACATCGACCTCTTTCATTAATTCTTTTAAAGCAGAAGCTACCATCTCATCATGCTTTGCACCGTCTCCGCTCATTAACGCTTCAAAGGCACCATCACATAATTTAGAGGTAATGTTAACGTTTTTTCCAGCCAATTCCGCTCTGCGCTTTACCAAATCGGTGGTCGGCTCTAAAGTGGTTGGCAATGTTGCTATCACTCCTATTTTATTACTGGTTTTTACGGCTTCATCAGCCATCGCTTGATCCACGCGAATTACAGGTACCGTACTCAAAGTAGCTGCTGTTTCAATGGCAACGCCAATAGACGAACAGGTTACCAAAATAACATCGGCACCGGCGTCTTCGGCCGCTTGCACGTGCTGAACCACACGTGCTGCTGTATTGGGCTTTAATTCGCCTTTTTTAATAACATCTTTAATCAAACTGTCGTCAACAATATTGAATGTGTCGACGTTTTTTAAATAGTCGTTAGTTAGTTGCTGAAACAAAGGCACTAATGTTGCCGATGTATGCACAAATCCTAATGTTTTTCCCTTCATAATTTTTCTCCTTTTAATACTTTTATAAAATAATCTTTTGTTCCTACTTGACCGCCCTTAAAGTTAAGCTCGAGTCCGTTTACCAAATCGTCATCCGAAATGGCTTTACAAAGCGGGGCACCTGGTGCCAATGGCGCTATCATTTGCAATGCTGAAATATTTAATTCTGAAGCTGCATAGCTCGATGTATCGCCTCCAGCAAACAAAATGCGTTTTAAAGAAACCTTCTTTAAAACCTGCTTGGTGATTTGCCCTAAAACAAAACCATAGTTAGAACTACAAGCATTTTGAATGTCTTCGGAAGGCACATTTTGTACTTTAAAAATATGTTCCGTTTCTAAAATTCTTGGATCATCAGGACCTTTGCTGGTATGTAAAACCACACTTTTACCATTTTTGACATGCGTCTCTATTCTGTCTACCGTCTCATTTATAATTTTATTTTGAACGGAAGTACTCACGGCACTACTTCTCAAAGCAATTTCTTCAAAACCAGAATCCACCGCAAATTCAATTTGCCCTTGAGTGACTGGCGAACAACTGCCCGAAAGCACTAAAATAGGCCCATTCTCTCCACGGTTGTCAAATTGTTTTTCTCCATCAATAACACCTTCCTTTTTCCATGCCAACCCAAGTGCCATGGCTATTCCGGAAGACCCCACCGAAAACAAGGGCTTCTCGTTTGCATATGCATTAAAAACATGACCAATGGTTTCTAAATGTGATGTATTCAAACCATCAAAAAATAAGATTTCTGAATCGTTATTATTAACTTTAGAAATCACTTGCATTTTCCCTTCTTCAATTTTTGTTACGTTAACCAAACTTATCGATTTTGAAGTTTGCTTGGCCAAATGCAATCTTAAATCACCTTCCAAAGCTGGTGTAACGGGATGTTTACTCATGGAGGGATGGCGATCTATTCTATAGATTTCACCATCGCCCGACGTTCCCATTTTAGCAAACAAATTGCCAAAAACACAATAGCGCCCTAAATGCGGTGCTGACGGCGATACAAAAACTGTTTTTTGCTCAAACACGTCACTACCTATTTCTATGGCTTTTCCCATATTGCCCACGTGTGGTGCAGAATCAAAAGTGGAACACACTTTATAGTGAACATGCTTTGGGCCGAAATCTTTCAAAGTCTTAAAAACAGGAAACAACTCGTTTTTCATCGCTTTTGGTGACATAGAACGACTTTTGCCTGCCACTCCTACCGCTTGGATATCAGGAAACTTATCTAAATCTTTAGAAGACGGTTTCTTTAAAAACAAAACAGTGTTTATTCCGGCTAAAGTCAAAAATTCCAAAGCATCCGTAGAGCCCGTAAAGTCGTCACCATAATAGGCTAATAATAAGTCGTTATTGTTTGCCATTATTTAGAAAATTTCTTTACCGAAGCAGCAAATTCTTCATGTTTTTTTGCGGTTTCCTCTAGAGACAAACCGTCCACTGCGCCTTTCCAAGCTTGTTGCAAGGCCGTTACTCCTGCTTTTGGCCCCATAGGATGCGCTAAAATGCCGCCACCCGCCATATAGAGCAAATCGGTAGTTTGTGTTCGTCTGTAAGTTTCAAATGCTTGTCCACCCCACTGACCAGAAGATACCACTGGCAAAATTTTATCATCGCCAAACATCGGCATTAAACATGATTTTATGGAGGTTACTACCGAATCGTCCGATTCCCAAAATTTATTTTGAATACCATTAACGTGCAGTTGATCTACCCCTGCCAATCGCTGAATTTTTTGGTAAGCTGGAAACTCAATTCCCAACAATGGGTGCCTGTTCAACATACCCCAACCATTACGGTGTCCGTGGATGGCGAGTTCACCTCTATCGCATATTTTTTTTGTTCCTGCCAAGCCTACACTATTGATACTTATCATGGCGCAACTACCGCCTTCCTTTACAACCGTATCATAGTTACGTTGCATTTGGTCGATTTCATCTGATATATTGAAGGCATACATCACCTTTCTTCCTGTTTTCTGCTCACTATCACAAATCACTTTCATGATAGCTTTTACACGCTCCTCAAAAGGTGAATTGGCCGCCGAGCCCATCAACTCATCATCCTTTATAAAATCAATACCGGCTTCAATAAGCGAACCTACCAATTTGGCTGTTTCAGCGACCGACATACCAATGCTGGGTTTGATAATCGTTCCGATCATCGGTCTATCGCCAACACCACAGGATGCTTTTGACCCTTTTATTCCATATTTTGGCCCCGAATAATGTTTTTTAAACGAATCTGGCACGTCTAAATCCATTAATTTTAATCCTGTAAACTGACTGATTTCATACAAATTACCCTGTAAGGTACTTACCATAACAGGCAGATTGTAACCAAAATTTTCAATCGACCAGCTCACCTTAACTTTAGCCCGTTGGTATTTTTTCCCTAGGATACTATTTCCGGGGATGGAAGGATTATCGGCTACATCAAGCAATTGTAAATCCTCCACACGCGCCGCAAAACGTTGCTTTAATTCTTCCGTTTCACCTGGAACGGAAACAAAGGTGCCCGACGATTGTTCGCCGGCCAAAACCGCTGCTGCATGTTCTACATCGTACGGTGTTTCAATATAATATTCTGCAAAAATTCTTTCCATTACTTTTAATTCATTGTTACTTCAATGGTTTCTGACGGCAACCCTTCGGATGACGCTACCAATTTAATATTTTCTGCCTTTCCGTTAGATTGTATGATTACTAAGCATTTTCCATTATAAGCTTTTCTGTAATTGGTTTTGAAAGGCTCTAAACTGGCTTGGTAACCATTATCGACACCTACAATTTTTCCGCCACCAGAAATCTCAAAGTTAACAAGGTTATCTGCTTTTGGCACTAAATTTCCGACATCATCCAATACGTTTACGGTTATATAAACCAAATCGTAGTTGTCGTTTTTAATGCTCTCCTTATGCGCTTTCATTTCTAATTTTGAAGCTGCTCCTGCGGTATGGATTTCCTTTTCCAAAACCACGTTACCGTTTTTTCTAGAAATAGCCTTTAGCTTTCCTGCTTCAAAAGGTAAACGCCACATCACGTGCAAATCGTCGTTTTCTTTTGATTTTGTCCCTAAAGATTTACCGTTTAAAAATAATTCCACCTCATCGGCATTATTGTAATAAGCCCAAACATCAACTTCCTGACCTTGTTTCCAGTTCCAATGTGGAAAAATATGCAGCACATCCTTATCACTCCATTCACTTTGGTACATGAAATACACATCTTTCGGGAAACCAGCCAAATCGACAATTCCAAAATAGGAACTGCGCGCCGGATACGGATACGGAATAGGCTCGCCAATATAATCGAAACCTGTCCAAATAAAAGTTCCTGCCATATAATCCAGTTCTTTAACCGTTTTCCAACTTTCTTCGTGGGTAGCACCCCAATAAGCCGACACTTGGTCGTAGGCTGAAACGGTTAAATCGTCATTGCCATCAAACGGTTCGTTGTGGGCTGGTGGCCAACGTTTAATTTCTGTGGAAGGCAAATCGTAATGGCCACGGGTTTCTAGCGCAGAAACACTTTCTGAAGCCAATATTTTTTCACCTTTAAACTTTTCGGGAAAATCGTAATAATCTTTGTGTTTGTAATTGAAGCCCAACAAATCCAACGCACCGGATTGGTAAATAAAGTTTTTCTCCACCACATTTTCGGTCAGTGCGCAAGTTACGGGTCTGGTTTTGTCCAAATCTTTTACAATGTTTACCAATTTTTTGGTCAGGGCAATTCCTGTACTGTCAAACTGTTCGCGGATTTCGTTACCAATGCTCCACATCATTACCGACGGATAATTTCTGTCGCGCTTCACAAAATCCTTCAAATCCTGCTCATGCCAATCATCCCAATACATATTGTAATCGGCTTTTACCTTTTTCTTTTTCCAAACATCAAACGCTTCCACCTGAACGATAAAGCCCATTTCGTCGCACAATTCTAACAATTCCAAAGAGGAAGGGTTGTGCGACACGCGAATGGCATTAGCGCCCATATCCTTCATTATTTGAAGTTTCCGTTTAATA
This genomic stretch from Flavobacteriaceae bacterium GSB9 harbors:
- a CDS encoding bile acid:sodium symporter family protein, which codes for MRKYVFYFAILLIFTSCIGWLLDVVWLSKLGLVLGLSCLSVGVGALKSLSGYQYTFWIVTAVAAGLVYPNTFLNIGGIDLRNKWLILIIIQLVMFGMGTQMSIKDFVGIKKSGRGVLVGLLCQFTIMPIVGFIIAKVFSFEPEIAAGIVLIGSCSSGLASNVMTYIAKGDLVLSVTVTAISTLTAPLMTTFLMKMFAGTFIEIDFFSMMMNIVKIVLVPLTAAMIHDALKIYGHKIQNTIKTISILCGLWLLFMIFFGANIIGEANAGIEILNFLCAAFVVGVLYHYLYKELPKVDDFMPLFSMFGIVYFTLVTTAAGRDNLIEIGVLLFFAAILHNSAGYIFGYWISRAGGLDKKQSQTIAFEVGLQNGGMASGLAGAMGKLATLGLAAAVFSPWMNISGSVLANYWRKQREKNTSE
- a CDS encoding aspartate/glutamate racemase family protein, translated to MKGKTLGFVHTSATLVPLFQQLTNDYLKNVDTFNIVDDSLIKDVIKKGELKPNTAARVVQHVQAAEDAGADVILVTCSSIGVAIETAATLSTVPVIRVDQAMADEAVKTSNKIGVIATLPTTLEPTTDLVKRRAELAGKNVNITSKLCDGAFEALMSGDGAKHDEMVASALKELMKEVDVIVLAQASMSRVVDGLSDDEKVVPILASPAIAMKKLSEDYF
- a CDS encoding ribulose-bisphosphate carboxylase large subunit family protein — its product is MERIFAEYYIETPYDVEHAAAVLAGEQSSGTFVSVPGETEELKQRFAARVEDLQLLDVADNPSIPGNSILGKKYQRAKVKVSWSIENFGYNLPVMVSTLQGNLYEISQFTGLKLMDLDVPDSFKKHYSGPKYGIKGSKASCGVGDRPMIGTIIKPSIGMSVAETAKLVGSLIEAGIDFIKDDELMGSAANSPFEERVKAIMKVICDSEQKTGRKVMYAFNISDEIDQMQRNYDTVVKEGGSCAMISINSVGLAGTKKICDRGELAIHGHRNGWGMLNRHPLLGIEFPAYQKIQRLAGVDQLHVNGIQNKFWESDDSVVTSIKSCLMPMFGDDKILPVVSSGQWGGQAFETYRRTQTTDLLYMAGGGILAHPMGPKAGVTALQQAWKGAVDGLSLEETAKKHEEFAASVKKFSK
- a CDS encoding DUF4982 domain-containing protein → MRRYLLILSILTLITGCNKSEEKEVRIVEDFNFDWQFSIGDFPEAIDSTFNAENWRTLNLPHDWSIEGEFSEGHPAKPEGGALPTGVAWYRKTFKLPADYKNKSISIEFDGIYRKSEVWINGEYLGIRPNGYISFAYDLSEHLNFGEAKNIIAVKVDNSEQPNSRWYSGSGIYRNVRLVVAEKLHVAHWGTYATTPEVSKEKATVNLEVTLQNDTGSEKDFKVISSILNADNIEVAQSPYQGKIKGHAFVKIPQNFEVLNPDLWDTKNPYLYKIETKVYENDKLVDNYETPLGFRYFNFDPEEGFSLNGVPTKIHGVCLHHDNGALGAVANYAAIKRKLQIMKDMGANAIRVSHNPSSLELLELCDEMGFIVQVEAFDVWKKKKVKADYNMYWDDWHEQDLKDFVKRDRNYPSVMMWSIGNEIREQFDSTGIALTKKLVNIVKDLDKTRPVTCALTENVVEKNFIYQSGALDLLGFNYKHKDYYDFPEKFKGEKILASESVSALETRGHYDLPSTEIKRWPPAHNEPFDGNDDLTVSAYDQVSAYWGATHEESWKTVKELDYMAGTFIWTGFDYIGEPIPYPYPARSSYFGIVDLAGFPKDVYFMYQSEWSDKDVLHIFPHWNWKQGQEVDVWAYYNNADEVELFLNGKSLGTKSKENDDLHVMWRLPFEAGKLKAISRKNGNVVLEKEIHTAGAASKLEMKAHKESIKNDNYDLVYITVNVLDDVGNLVPKADNLVNFEISGGGKIVGVDNGYQASLEPFKTNYRKAYNGKCLVIIQSNGKAENIKLVASSEGLPSETIEVTMN